Proteins from a single region of Actinomycetota bacterium:
- a CDS encoding fumarylacetoacetate hydrolase family protein: MKIARYLHKGHTHFGILEDGLLHELERTPFTGIKEVGRTCRLEEVELLAPVFPQKIIAVGLNYRDHAEELGMPIPDEPVLFMKPPSSLLAHGGEIVYPSMSRRVDYEAELVLVCGRECRNVSVEEATACILGYTCGNDVTARDLQARDGQWTRAKSFDTFCPLGPFIETEVDPAELTVELRLNGEVRQSSPASNMIFSPAELLSFTSRVMTLYPGDVIMTGTPPGVGEMRPGDVVEVVIEGVGTLRNTVISASDSR; encoded by the coding sequence ATGAAGATAGCCAGGTACCTGCACAAGGGACATACACATTTCGGGATCCTGGAGGACGGCCTGCTCCACGAGCTGGAACGCACACCCTTCACCGGCATAAAGGAGGTGGGGAGGACCTGCCGCCTGGAGGAGGTGGAGCTCCTCGCCCCGGTGTTTCCCCAGAAGATAATCGCCGTGGGCCTGAATTACCGCGACCACGCCGAGGAGCTGGGTATGCCCATCCCCGACGAGCCGGTGCTGTTCATGAAGCCACCGTCCTCGTTGCTCGCCCATGGCGGGGAGATCGTCTATCCCTCCATGAGCAGGAGGGTGGATTACGAGGCGGAACTGGTCCTGGTGTGCGGGCGGGAATGCCGTAACGTGAGCGTCGAAGAGGCCACCGCCTGCATCCTCGGTTACACCTGTGGCAACGACGTTACCGCCCGCGACCTGCAGGCCAGGGACGGGCAGTGGACGCGGGCCAAGAGCTTCGACACCTTCTGTCCCCTGGGGCCCTTCATCGAGACGGAGGTGGATCCCGCGGAGCTCACCGTGGAGCTGCGCCTCAACGGGGAGGTACGCCAATCGTCTCCCGCCTCCAACATGATCTTCTCCCCGGCGGAACTCCTCAGCTTCACCTCGCGCGTCATGACCCTCTACCCGGGGGACGTGATCATGACCGGCACCCCTCCCGGGGTAGGGGAGATGCGCCCCGGCGACGTGGTGGAGGTGGTCATCGAGGGCGTGGGGACCCTGCGCAACACGGTGATCTCCGCATCTGATTCCCGGTGA
- the cimA gene encoding citramalate synthase, translating to MEKTVKLYDTTLRDGAQMEGVSLSVEDKLKILHRLDEFGVHYVECGYPGSNPKDEELFQRLKGVDLKNAVPVAFGSTRKAMIGADKDRQLEDLLRADTPTVCIVGKTWELHVRTALRTGLDENLFMIADSVEYAKHHGREVIYDAEHFFDAYKSNPRYAMDTVRAAVEAGADWVCLCDTNGGTLPWEVQRIISEVRDKIPVPIGIHAHNDSECAVAVSLTAVMEGASMVQGTVNGYGERCGNANLCSIIPALVLKMGIPAVSMESLAGLTELSHYVSEIANIKPDSHQPYVGQKAFAHKGGLHVSAVMRDPETYEHIRPELVGNMQRIEVSELSGKSTIIIKGKELGYDLGRHPEKVQEILDMIKEMEHRGYHFEAADGSFELLMRRALGMHKVFFRLESFRVIMEKREDGKVVTEATIKVHVRGKRIIATAEGNGPVNALDNALRLAIGRAYPELQDIDLQDYKVIILNPEKATAAVTRVLIETGDGEKTWGTIGVSENIIEASWQALVDSIEYGLLHKKAQP from the coding sequence ATGGAAAAAACGGTTAAGCTGTACGACACCACCCTGCGTGACGGAGCCCAGATGGAGGGGGTATCCCTCTCCGTGGAGGACAAGCTCAAGATCCTCCATCGCCTGGACGAGTTCGGCGTGCACTACGTGGAGTGCGGTTACCCGGGCTCCAACCCCAAGGACGAGGAGCTCTTCCAGCGCCTCAAGGGGGTGGACCTGAAAAATGCCGTTCCCGTGGCCTTCGGTTCCACCCGCAAGGCCATGATCGGCGCGGACAAGGACCGCCAGCTGGAGGACCTACTGCGGGCCGACACGCCGACGGTGTGCATAGTCGGAAAGACCTGGGAACTTCACGTGCGCACCGCCCTGCGCACCGGGCTGGACGAGAACCTCTTCATGATTGCCGATTCCGTGGAGTACGCCAAACACCACGGCCGGGAGGTCATCTACGACGCGGAACACTTCTTCGACGCCTACAAGAGCAACCCCCGCTATGCCATGGATACGGTGCGGGCGGCGGTGGAGGCCGGGGCGGACTGGGTGTGCCTCTGTGACACCAACGGGGGGACCCTGCCCTGGGAGGTGCAGCGGATAATCTCCGAGGTCAGGGACAAGATCCCGGTGCCCATCGGCATCCACGCCCACAACGACAGCGAGTGCGCCGTGGCCGTCAGCCTCACGGCGGTCATGGAAGGAGCTTCCATGGTGCAGGGCACGGTGAACGGTTACGGGGAGCGCTGCGGGAACGCCAACCTGTGCTCCATCATCCCCGCCCTGGTGCTCAAGATGGGCATCCCCGCGGTGTCCATGGAGAGCCTGGCCGGGCTGACCGAGCTCTCCCACTACGTGAGCGAGATCGCCAACATCAAGCCCGATTCCCACCAGCCTTACGTGGGCCAGAAGGCCTTCGCCCACAAGGGGGGCCTACACGTGAGCGCGGTGATGCGCGACCCGGAGACCTACGAGCATATCCGCCCCGAGTTGGTGGGCAACATGCAGCGCATCGAGGTCTCCGAGCTCTCCGGGAAGTCCACCATCATCATCAAGGGGAAGGAGCTGGGCTACGACCTCGGCCGTCACCCGGAGAAGGTGCAGGAGATCCTGGACATGATCAAGGAGATGGAGCACCGCGGTTACCACTTCGAGGCCGCCGACGGCTCCTTCGAGCTGCTCATGCGCCGCGCCCTGGGGATGCACAAGGTCTTCTTCCGGCTGGAGAGTTTCCGGGTGATCATGGAGAAGCGCGAGGACGGAAAGGTGGTCACCGAGGCCACCATCAAGGTGCACGTGCGGGGGAAGCGCATCATCGCCACCGCGGAGGGGAACGGCCCGGTCAACGCCCTGGACAACGCCCTGCGCCTGGCCATCGGACGGGCCTACCCGGAGCTTCAGGACATCGACCTCCAGGACTACAAAGTCATCATCCTCAACCCGGAGAAGGCCACCGCCGCCGTCACCCGGGTACTCATCGAGACCGGGGACGGGGAGAAGACCTGGGGGACCATCGGGGTCTCCGAGAACATCATCGAGGCCTCCTGGCAGGCCCTGGTGGATTCCATCGAGTACGGACTTTTGCACAAGAAAGCCCAACCATGA
- the leuC gene encoding 3-isopropylmalate dehydratase large subunit — MGQTITEKILAAHAGREEVRPGELLNVAVDLALANDITAPLAIEAFRCMGAERVFHPGKVVLVPDHFTPARDIAAARNCALLREFAREQGLEFYYEIGRVGIEHVLLPEQGLVLPGDLVVGADSHTCTYGALGAFSTGVGSTDLAMAMALGEIWLRVPESMLFEYVGELPRWIGGKDLILHTIGIIGVDGARYRAMEFTGPAVEALSMDSRFAMANMAVEAGAKNGIFRADGRTLAWLEGRARRSFQVLESDPDAHYVERLTIDVSALEPQVALPHLPSNVRPVSEVGEVEVDQVVIGSCTNGRLEDMEVAASILRGRKVHPRVRAIVFPGTQAVLLEMVRRGWMEDFLEAGAAVSTPTCGPCLGGHMGVLAEGERAVATTNRNFVGRMGHPGSEVYLSGPAVAAASAVAGRIVHPEEVAG, encoded by the coding sequence ATGGGTCAGACCATCACCGAGAAGATACTCGCCGCCCACGCCGGCCGGGAGGAGGTCCGGCCGGGGGAGCTCCTCAACGTGGCCGTAGACCTGGCCCTGGCCAACGACATCACCGCCCCCCTGGCCATCGAGGCCTTCCGGTGCATGGGGGCGGAGAGGGTCTTCCACCCCGGGAAGGTGGTGCTGGTGCCCGACCACTTCACCCCGGCCAGGGACATCGCCGCGGCGCGCAACTGCGCCCTCCTGCGCGAGTTCGCCCGCGAGCAGGGGCTGGAGTTCTATTACGAGATAGGCCGGGTGGGAATCGAGCACGTGCTCCTGCCCGAACAGGGACTGGTGCTTCCTGGGGACCTGGTGGTGGGGGCCGATTCCCACACCTGCACCTACGGTGCTTTGGGAGCTTTTTCCACCGGGGTGGGCTCCACCGACCTGGCTATGGCCATGGCCCTGGGGGAGATCTGGCTGAGGGTGCCGGAGAGCATGCTCTTTGAGTACGTGGGCGAGCTGCCGCGGTGGATAGGCGGGAAGGATCTCATCCTGCACACCATCGGGATCATCGGTGTGGACGGGGCGCGCTACCGGGCCATGGAGTTCACCGGGCCGGCGGTGGAAGCACTTTCCATGGATTCCCGCTTTGCCATGGCCAACATGGCCGTGGAGGCGGGGGCCAAGAACGGCATCTTCAGGGCGGACGGCAGGACCTTGGCCTGGCTGGAGGGTAGGGCGCGCCGCTCCTTCCAGGTTCTGGAAAGCGACCCCGACGCCCATTACGTGGAGCGACTGACCATAGACGTGAGCGCCCTGGAGCCCCAGGTGGCCCTGCCCCACCTCCCCTCCAACGTGCGCCCGGTATCCGAGGTGGGGGAGGTGGAGGTGGACCAGGTGGTCATCGGCTCCTGCACCAACGGGCGGCTGGAGGACATGGAGGTCGCCGCCTCCATCCTCCGGGGGCGCAAGGTGCACCCCCGGGTGCGGGCCATAGTCTTCCCGGGGACCCAGGCCGTTCTCCTGGAGATGGTGCGCCGCGGCTGGATGGAGGACTTCCTGGAGGCGGGAGCGGCGGTGAGCACCCCCACCTGCGGGCCTTGCCTGGGAGGGCATATGGGGGTGCTGGCCGAGGGGGAGAGGGCGGTGGCCACCACCAACCGCAACTTCGTGGGGCGCATGGGGCACCCGGGAAGCGAGGTCTACCTTTCCGGTCCGGCGGTGGCCGCGGCCTCGGCGGTGGCGGGAAGGATAGTCCACCCGGAGGAGGTGGCGGGATGA
- a CDS encoding 3-isopropylmalate dehydrogenase, with amino-acid sequence MYRIAVIPGDGTGPEVVREGVKALEAAAEVAGFDFQTTFFDFGGERYLRTGLTLTDEELEELRTFDAIFLGAIGHPDVKPGILEQGILLKIRFGLDQYINLRPVKLYPGVDCPLKDKGPEDIDFVVVRENTEGLYAGTGGFLRKGTPDEVAVQESVNTRKGVERCIRFAFEYCRRRDRERKVTLCGKTNVLTYAWDLWERTFHEVAAEYPDISTDYAHVDAICMWFVKNPEWFDVVVTDNMFGDIITDLGAIIQGGMGIAAGGNLNPEGVSMFEPIGGSAPKYTGKNVINPLAAICAVQMMLDHLGEREAAERVERAVMRVCERDLLSLSAGKMGKSTTEVGDLVVKYIREG; translated from the coding sequence ATGTACAGGATAGCGGTGATCCCGGGTGATGGCACCGGACCGGAGGTGGTGCGGGAAGGAGTGAAGGCCCTGGAGGCGGCGGCGGAGGTGGCCGGATTCGACTTCCAGACCACCTTCTTCGATTTCGGGGGGGAGCGCTACCTGCGCACCGGCTTAACCCTCACCGACGAGGAGCTGGAGGAGCTGCGCACTTTCGATGCCATCTTCCTGGGGGCCATTGGGCACCCGGACGTGAAACCCGGTATCCTGGAGCAGGGCATCCTCCTGAAAATACGCTTCGGCCTGGACCAGTACATCAATCTCCGTCCGGTCAAGCTCTACCCGGGGGTGGACTGCCCCCTCAAGGACAAGGGCCCGGAGGACATCGATTTCGTGGTGGTGCGGGAGAACACCGAGGGCCTCTACGCCGGGACGGGTGGGTTCCTGCGCAAGGGGACCCCGGACGAGGTTGCCGTGCAGGAGAGCGTGAACACCCGCAAGGGGGTGGAGCGCTGCATCCGTTTCGCCTTCGAGTACTGCCGGCGCCGGGACAGGGAGCGCAAGGTCACCTTGTGCGGGAAGACCAACGTGCTCACCTACGCCTGGGACCTGTGGGAGCGGACCTTCCACGAGGTGGCGGCGGAATACCCGGACATCTCCACGGACTACGCCCACGTGGACGCCATCTGCATGTGGTTCGTCAAGAACCCGGAGTGGTTCGACGTGGTAGTCACGGACAACATGTTCGGCGACATCATCACCGACCTGGGGGCCATCATCCAGGGGGGAATGGGCATCGCCGCCGGGGGGAACCTCAACCCCGAGGGCGTCTCCATGTTCGAGCCCATCGGGGGCTCGGCCCCCAAGTACACCGGCAAGAACGTCATCAACCCCCTGGCGGCCATCTGCGCCGTGCAGATGATGCTGGACCACCTGGGGGAGAGGGAGGCCGCGGAGCGGGTGGAGCGCGCCGTCATGCGGGTCTGCGAGCGGGACCTCCTCTCCCTGTCGGCGGGGAAGATGGGCAAGTCCACCACGGAAGTGGGAGATCTTGTCGTAAAATACATCCGTGAAGGTTGA
- the serA gene encoding phosphoglycerate dehydrogenase, translating into MGLARVLVKEKIAESGIELLRRDFEVDYLPDMSREEMLRRIGEYEALIVRSATKVDAEVIQAAERMKVIGRAGVGVDNIDVEAATKRGIMVINAPQSNIISAAEQTMALLLAMCRYIPDAVNSLRERCWDRKRFEGVELYQKVMGIIGLGRIGTLVAQRCLAFGMRVLAYDPYISEEKARRLGVELVSSLDELLAQADFISVHLPKTKETYHLLGEEEFAKMKDGVRVLNVARGGIIDEDALYRALESGKVAGAALDVFENEPATECPLVVHPKVIATPHLGASTQEAQDRAGVMIAEQVAAALKGEFVPNVVNLPVPAEVDETVRLFLPLAEKLGLLLTHLVEGHVDEIELEYLGELANHETGVLTVATLKGFFEKIVFEPVNYVNAPLFAKEKGIAVRETKSEQTRDYVNLIMVRGRRDGSEVAVGGTLVGLSNAERFVHVYEYDIDLGPSRYMAFFRYADVPGMIGKIGTILGDHNINIAHMQVGRKKIGGEAVMGINVDVPIPDEVMEEIRRVPKVRDGKFIQLW; encoded by the coding sequence ATGGGTTTGGCTCGCGTCCTGGTCAAGGAGAAGATCGCGGAGAGCGGGATCGAGCTCCTGCGCAGGGATTTCGAGGTGGATTATCTCCCGGACATGTCGCGGGAGGAGATGCTCCGTCGCATCGGGGAGTACGAGGCCCTCATCGTGCGTAGCGCCACCAAGGTGGATGCCGAGGTCATCCAGGCGGCGGAACGCATGAAGGTCATCGGCAGGGCCGGTGTGGGCGTGGACAACATCGACGTTGAGGCAGCCACCAAGAGGGGCATCATGGTCATCAACGCCCCCCAGAGCAACATCATCTCCGCCGCGGAACAGACCATGGCCCTCCTCCTAGCCATGTGCCGCTACATCCCCGACGCGGTCAACTCCCTGCGCGAGAGGTGCTGGGACCGCAAGAGGTTCGAGGGCGTGGAACTCTACCAGAAGGTCATGGGTATCATCGGCCTGGGGCGCATCGGGACCCTGGTGGCCCAGAGGTGCCTGGCCTTCGGGATGCGGGTGCTGGCCTACGACCCCTACATCTCCGAGGAGAAGGCGCGGCGCCTGGGGGTGGAGCTGGTCTCCAGTCTGGACGAGCTGCTGGCCCAGGCGGACTTTATCTCCGTCCACCTTCCCAAGACCAAGGAGACCTACCATCTCCTCGGCGAGGAGGAGTTCGCCAAGATGAAGGACGGCGTGCGGGTTCTCAACGTGGCCCGTGGGGGGATAATCGACGAGGACGCCCTATACCGGGCCCTGGAGTCGGGGAAGGTGGCCGGGGCAGCCCTGGACGTCTTCGAAAACGAGCCGGCCACGGAATGCCCTCTGGTGGTACACCCCAAGGTCATCGCCACCCCGCACCTGGGAGCCTCCACCCAGGAAGCCCAGGACCGCGCCGGGGTGATGATCGCCGAGCAGGTGGCGGCGGCCCTCAAGGGGGAGTTCGTGCCCAACGTGGTCAACCTGCCGGTGCCCGCAGAGGTGGACGAGACGGTGCGCCTCTTCCTGCCCCTGGCGGAGAAGCTGGGCCTGCTCCTCACCCACCTGGTGGAGGGCCACGTGGACGAGATAGAGCTGGAGTACCTGGGCGAGCTGGCCAACCACGAGACCGGGGTGCTCACCGTGGCCACCCTCAAGGGCTTCTTCGAGAAGATCGTCTTCGAGCCGGTCAACTACGTGAATGCGCCCCTCTTCGCCAAGGAGAAGGGGATAGCCGTGCGGGAAACCAAGTCGGAGCAGACCCGCGATTACGTGAATCTGATCATGGTGCGCGGCCGCCGCGACGGGAGCGAGGTGGCGGTGGGGGGGACGCTGGTGGGCCTCTCCAACGCGGAGCGCTTCGTCCACGTCTACGAGTACGACATCGACCTGGGCCCCTCGCGGTACATGGCCTTCTTCCGCTACGCGGACGTCCCGGGGATGATCGGAAAGATTGGCACCATCCTGGGCGATCACAACATCAACATCGCCCACATGCAGGTGGGAAGGAAGAAGATCGGCGGGGAGGCGGTGATGGGGATAAACGTGGACGTCCCCATCCCCGACGAGGTCATGGAGGAGATCCGGCGCGTTCCCAAGGTGCGGGATGGAAAGTTCATCCAGTTGTGGTGA
- a CDS encoding branched-chain amino acid transaminase encodes MPIPEVEKIWMDGELVDWKEAKVHLLSHSLHYGSGVFEGIRAYETPRGAAVFRLTDHLKRLFRSAAIYRMSIPYSLEELVEATKVVIRANGLKSCYIRPIAFRGYGEMGLHPQAAPVNVAIAVWPWGAYLGEEGIRNGVRAKISSFRRNDPNAIPPAAKATGQYLNSILAKMEVTEAGYDEAILLNQHGFVADGAGENVFVVRNGFLYTPPTSSGALEGITRDSVIRIAEDFEIPFREKELVRTDLYHADEAFFTGTAAEIVPIREVDDRPLGEPGPVTRRIQEKFFAIVKGQDGDYDHWLEYVD; translated from the coding sequence ATGCCCATCCCGGAAGTGGAGAAGATCTGGATGGACGGGGAACTAGTGGACTGGAAGGAGGCCAAGGTCCACCTGCTTTCCCATTCCCTGCATTACGGCTCGGGGGTCTTCGAGGGCATCCGCGCCTACGAGACCCCGCGCGGGGCGGCAGTATTTCGCCTCACCGACCACCTGAAGAGGCTCTTCCGCTCCGCCGCCATCTACCGCATGTCCATCCCCTATTCCCTGGAGGAGCTGGTGGAGGCCACCAAGGTGGTCATACGGGCCAACGGCCTCAAGAGCTGCTACATACGCCCCATCGCCTTCCGCGGGTACGGGGAGATGGGGCTGCATCCCCAGGCGGCGCCGGTCAACGTGGCCATCGCCGTGTGGCCCTGGGGCGCCTACCTGGGCGAGGAGGGGATAAGGAACGGCGTGCGGGCCAAGATCTCCTCCTTCCGCCGCAACGACCCCAACGCCATACCCCCCGCGGCCAAGGCCACCGGCCAGTACCTCAACTCCATCCTGGCCAAGATGGAGGTCACCGAGGCCGGCTACGACGAGGCCATCCTCCTCAACCAGCACGGGTTCGTGGCCGACGGAGCGGGGGAGAACGTCTTCGTGGTGCGCAACGGCTTCCTCTACACCCCGCCCACCTCCTCGGGGGCCCTGGAGGGCATCACCCGGGACTCGGTCATCCGCATCGCCGAGGATTTCGAGATCCCCTTCCGGGAGAAGGAGCTGGTGAGGACGGACCTCTATCACGCCGACGAGGCCTTCTTCACCGGAACGGCGGCGGAGATCGTGCCCATCCGCGAGGTAGACGACCGACCCCTGGGTGAGCCGGGCCCCGTCACCCGGCGCATCCAGGAGAAGTTCTTCGCCATCGTCAAGGGTCAGGACGGGGATTACGACCACTGGCTGGAATACGTGGATTGA
- a CDS encoding 3-isopropylmalate dehydratase small subunit, with protein sequence MVLEGDAWRYGRDIDTDVIIPARYLTATTAEELGAHCLEDLDPAFARKVKPGDILVAEENFGSGSSREHAPLAIKGCGVSCVIASSFARIFYRNAINVGLPILECPEAVADTSTGDRLRVDLEAGTVENLTTGNRFQAQPFPDFMQEIISRGGLVEYVRERLQERKAGGA encoded by the coding sequence ATGGTCCTGGAGGGCGACGCCTGGCGCTACGGGCGGGACATCGACACCGACGTGATCATACCCGCCCGCTACCTCACGGCTACCACCGCGGAGGAGCTGGGGGCCCATTGCCTGGAGGACCTGGACCCGGCCTTCGCGCGCAAGGTGAAGCCGGGGGACATCCTGGTGGCGGAGGAGAACTTCGGCTCCGGGTCCTCGCGGGAGCACGCCCCGCTGGCCATCAAGGGATGCGGCGTCTCCTGCGTCATCGCCTCCTCCTTCGCTCGCATCTTCTACCGCAACGCCATCAACGTGGGGCTGCCCATCCTGGAGTGCCCCGAGGCGGTGGCGGACACCAGCACCGGGGACCGGCTTCGAGTGGACCTGGAGGCGGGCACGGTGGAAAATCTAACCACTGGTAATAGATTCCAGGCCCAGCCCTTCCCGGATTTCATGCAAGAGATCATCTCCCGGGGCGGCCTGGTGGAATACGTGCGGGAGCGCCTGCAGGAGAGGAAAGCGGGAGGCGCCTGA
- a CDS encoding 2-isopropylmalate synthase: MAERIYIFDTTLRDGEQAPGISLNQREKVEIAEQLARLEVDVIEAGFPVSSPSEFEAVKAVAKTVKGPVICALARTERNDIDWAWEAIMFAERPRIHTFISTSEYHMKYQLKKTPKQVLELARDAVAYARKYVENVEFSAMDATRSDPKFLYQVYAAAIKAGATVINIPDTVGYALPDEFAELVKGIMENVPGIENVLVSVHCHNDLGLAVANSLAAARVGARQIECAVNGLGERAGNASLEEIVMIINTRKDYVDLTTGVNTREIYQTSRLVSMLTGYNVQPNKAIVGDNAFAHESGIHQDGVLKHRVTYEIIHPEDVGLVESEIYLGKHSGRHALKAKLEEMGFYLDDKGLERAFIRFKELAGKKKEITVKDLEAIALDEIRTLEELFQLEYMQSSSGTGAIPIAAVKLSREGKSYEATATGDGQVDAVCKAIAKATKVKAKLVSYQVQAITKGLDAMGDVTIKLDIDGHEVVGRGVSPDIIEASARAYINAINRGIQKGLLEKKKLARKAKAGTRSRTASKKAGS; this comes from the coding sequence ATGGCCGAGAGAATCTACATTTTCGATACCACCCTGAGGGACGGTGAGCAGGCGCCGGGTATCAGCCTCAACCAGCGGGAGAAGGTGGAGATCGCCGAGCAGCTGGCCCGCCTGGAGGTGGACGTCATCGAGGCCGGTTTTCCCGTCTCCAGCCCCAGCGAATTCGAGGCGGTGAAGGCGGTGGCCAAGACGGTCAAGGGACCGGTCATCTGCGCCCTGGCGCGCACGGAGCGCAACGACATCGACTGGGCCTGGGAGGCCATCATGTTCGCCGAAAGGCCGCGCATCCACACCTTCATCTCCACCTCCGAGTACCACATGAAGTACCAGCTGAAGAAGACGCCCAAGCAGGTGCTGGAGCTGGCCCGGGACGCCGTGGCCTACGCCCGCAAGTACGTGGAGAACGTGGAGTTCTCGGCCATGGACGCGACCAGGAGCGACCCCAAGTTCCTCTACCAGGTGTACGCGGCGGCCATCAAGGCGGGGGCCACGGTCATCAACATCCCGGACACCGTGGGCTACGCCCTTCCCGACGAGTTCGCCGAGCTGGTGAAGGGGATCATGGAGAACGTCCCGGGCATCGAGAACGTGCTGGTCAGCGTGCACTGCCACAACGACCTTGGGCTGGCGGTGGCCAATTCTTTGGCCGCGGCACGGGTGGGGGCCCGCCAGATCGAATGCGCGGTGAACGGCCTGGGGGAGCGGGCGGGCAACGCTTCCCTGGAAGAAATTGTCATGATCATCAACACCCGCAAGGACTACGTGGACCTCACCACCGGGGTCAACACCCGGGAGATCTACCAGACCTCCCGCCTGGTGTCCATGCTCACCGGCTACAACGTGCAGCCCAACAAGGCCATCGTGGGGGACAACGCCTTCGCCCACGAGTCGGGCATCCACCAGGACGGGGTACTCAAGCACCGCGTGACCTACGAGATCATCCACCCCGAGGATGTGGGCCTGGTGGAATCCGAGATCTACCTGGGCAAGCATTCCGGCCGCCACGCCCTGAAGGCCAAGCTGGAGGAAATGGGCTTTTACCTGGACGACAAGGGGCTGGAGAGGGCCTTCATCCGCTTCAAGGAGCTGGCGGGGAAGAAGAAGGAGATCACCGTCAAGGACCTGGAGGCCATCGCCCTGGACGAGATCCGCACCCTGGAGGAGCTCTTCCAGCTGGAGTACATGCAGTCCTCCTCGGGGACCGGGGCCATCCCCATCGCCGCCGTGAAGCTGAGCCGGGAGGGCAAGAGCTACGAGGCCACGGCCACCGGGGACGGGCAGGTGGACGCGGTGTGCAAGGCCATCGCCAAGGCCACCAAGGTCAAGGCCAAGCTGGTCTCCTACCAGGTGCAGGCCATCACCAAGGGGCTGGACGCCATGGGGGACGTGACCATCAAGCTGGACATCGACGGGCACGAGGTGGTGGGCCGGGGGGTGAGCCCGGACATCATCGAGGCCAGTGCCCGCGCCTACATAAACGCCATCAACCGCGGCATCCAGAAGGGCCTCCTGGAGAAGAAGAAGCTGGCCCGCAAGGCCAAGGCGGGCACGCGGAGCAGGACGGCGAGTAAGAAGGCCGGTTCCTGA
- a CDS encoding alanine--glyoxylate aminotransferase family protein, with product MIRKEYLLTPGPTPIPSEVSLVQAEPIIHHRTPAYTELFVRLVEGLKKVLLTENDVLIFAASGTGAMEGAVANCFSPGDRVLVAAGGKFGMRFAEIARVYGLEVELYEYPWDEAADPEVIARYLREKPDIKGVFVTHSETSTGVVNDIRAVGEVVSGTPAILVVDSISGAGALELRTDEWKVDVLVTGSQKALMTPPGLAAAAVSPKAWEYVERAESPAYYFCFKKARKKYLSDSPETPFTPAVSLVKAMSTAVDLLLSEGLEAAWERHRVLALCTRAAVQALGLELFPKVLERAYAVTAVKVPEGIKGGDIVRHMNRVHGVIIAGGQDRLKGKIFRFGHVGYYHFFDMVTAVAALELTLRSLGYPAEPGSGVAAMEKLYWELTEGRAGSG from the coding sequence ATGATCCGCAAGGAGTACCTGCTCACCCCGGGGCCCACCCCCATACCCTCCGAGGTGAGCTTAGTGCAGGCGGAGCCCATCATCCACCACCGAACCCCAGCCTACACCGAGCTCTTCGTGCGCCTGGTGGAGGGCCTTAAGAAGGTTCTGCTCACCGAGAACGACGTCCTCATCTTCGCCGCCTCGGGGACCGGAGCCATGGAAGGGGCGGTGGCCAACTGCTTCAGCCCGGGAGACCGGGTGCTGGTGGCCGCGGGGGGCAAGTTCGGGATGCGCTTCGCGGAGATAGCCAGGGTCTACGGACTGGAGGTGGAGCTCTACGAGTATCCCTGGGACGAGGCGGCGGACCCGGAGGTCATCGCCCGTTACCTCCGGGAGAAGCCGGACATCAAGGGGGTCTTCGTGACCCACAGCGAGACCTCCACCGGAGTGGTCAACGACATACGGGCCGTGGGGGAGGTGGTGAGTGGGACACCGGCCATCCTGGTGGTGGATTCCATAAGCGGGGCCGGGGCCCTCGAGCTGCGCACCGACGAATGGAAGGTGGACGTGCTGGTCACCGGGTCCCAGAAGGCGCTGATGACCCCGCCCGGGCTGGCGGCGGCGGCGGTGAGCCCCAAGGCCTGGGAATACGTGGAAAGGGCGGAGTCGCCGGCTTATTACTTCTGTTTCAAGAAGGCCCGCAAGAAGTACCTGTCCGATTCCCCGGAGACCCCCTTCACCCCGGCGGTGAGCTTGGTCAAGGCCATGTCTACGGCGGTGGACCTGCTTCTTTCCGAGGGACTGGAGGCGGCCTGGGAGCGCCACCGCGTTCTGGCCCTGTGCACCCGCGCCGCGGTGCAGGCCCTGGGCCTGGAACTCTTTCCCAAGGTCCTGGAACGCGCCTACGCGGTCACCGCGGTCAAGGTCCCGGAGGGCATCAAGGGCGGGGACATAGTCCGCCACATGAACCGGGTGCACGGAGTGATCATCGCCGGCGGGCAGGACCGCCTGAAGGGCAAGATCTTCCGGTTCGGGCACGTGGGATACTACCACTTCTTCGACATGGTGACGGCGGTGGCCGCCCTGGAGCTCACCCTGAGGTCCCTGGGGTATCCCGCGGAGCCGGGCTCGGGCGTGGCGGCCATGGAGAAGCTATACTGGGAGTTGACGGAGGGAAGAGCTGGCTCCGGTTGA